Proteins co-encoded in one Papaver somniferum cultivar HN1 chromosome 5, ASM357369v1, whole genome shotgun sequence genomic window:
- the LOC113281796 gene encoding transmembrane protein adipocyte-associated 1 homolog: MRLLEEIAETISPVSSNSSSSSSNSSSSVEDFGDINRKLLSGWLFNCHGLWYNLAVIIPSVIFIVYLGYQAKKSFIKLSHGRSHIMISYYGLLWLVSLLNLAWCFLQAWECTPGKESGWNLLSLFTSSGMLFLEISLVAFLLQGSYTSSLEALTRTFVISGIIVGGDILLKAIYVYGFGVPLFIDTDQATNRAKWGLLLIHKLLLTTAYGFILYMHHSKWRERLPARPAFYNYILVMCGLNAVALFACGLLGTGALFELWMYNLTTVCYHAFYLPLIYLTFLADFFQEDDLHLENVYYSEMKDAGFFDADWE, encoded by the exons ATGAGATTACTCGAAGAAATTGCAGAAACGATCTCACCGGTTTCCtctaattcttcatcttcttcttctaattcttcttcttcagttgagGATTTTGGGGATATAAATAGGAAGCTATTATCTGGTTGGCTTTTTAATTGTCATGGTTTATGGTATAATCTTGCTGTGATTATTCCATCTGTTATATTCATTGTCTACTTAGGTTATCAAGCCAAAAAGAGCTTCATTAAACTTTCTCATGGCCGATCTCATATTATGATTTCATACTATGGACTTCTATGGCTTGTTAGTTTGCTCAATCTTGCTTGGTGTTTTCTTCAG GCATGGGAATGTACTCCTGGGAAAGAATCTGGATGGAACCTTTTATCGTTGTTTACATCATCTGGGATGCTGTTCTTGGAAATTAGTTTGGTCGCTTTTCTACTTCAAGGAAGCTATACTAGCAGCTTGGAAGCTTTAACGCGCACTTTTGTGATCTCTGGCATTATTGTTGGCGGTGATATACTCCTCAAG GCAATATACGTATATGGCTTTGGAGTTCCTCTGTTTATAGACACTGACCAAGCAACAAACAGGGCGAAATGGGGTTTACTGCTAATTCACAAACTATTGTTGACCACGGCTTACGGATTTATATTGTACATGCACCATTCCAAATGGAGAGAGAGATTGCCTG CAAGACCTGCATTCTACAACTACATCTTGGTGATGTGTGGCTTGAATGCAGTAGCACTTTTTGCTTGTGGGCTTTTGGGGACTGGGGCTCTCTTTGAATTGTG GATGTACAACCTCACGACTGTCTGCTATCACGCTTTCTATCTTCCTCTGATATATTTGACCTTTCTAGCGGATTTCTTCCAG GAGGATGACTTGCATTTAGAGAATGTATACTACTCAGAAATGAAGGACGCCGGATTCTTTGATGCTGATTGGGAATAA